Proteins from a genomic interval of Acomys russatus chromosome 19, mAcoRus1.1, whole genome shotgun sequence:
- the Nyap1 gene encoding neuronal tyrosine-phosphorylated phosphoinositide-3-kinase adapter 1 isoform X1 produces the protein MNLLYRKTKLEWRQHKEGEAKRSSSKEAAPTGPVGPGAVPGPGVRVRDIASLRRSLRMGFMTMPASQEHTPHPCRSAMAPRSLSCHSVGSMDSVGGGPAGGAGGLTEDSSSRRPPAKPRRHPSTKLSMAGSGPETPPSKKAGSQKPTPECRESSRKVPPQKPRRSPNTQLSVSFDESCAPAPSPRGGKLPLQRLSRASRIAGDLDAGAQEEEPVYIEMVGDVFRGGGRSGGGLMGPPVGTGGPTPPAGADSDSEDSEAIYEEMKYPLPEEAGDARGNGPPPLTAPSLPQQPHVLQLHPHPHSHPHRRPASALPSRRDGTPTKTTPCEIPPPFPNLLQHRPPLLAFPQAKSASRAPGDGGSRLPVLCHSKEPAGSTPAPQVPARERETPPLPPPPPAANLLLLGPSGRARSHSTPLPPQASGQTRGERELPNSHSMICPKAAGVPAAHPASAALLPGPPKDKAVSYTMVYSAVKVTTHSVLPAGPPLGVGEPKTEEISVLHGMLCASSRPPVPGKSGPHSGAMGSAAGVLHHRSCLASPHSLPDPTAGPLTPLWTYPATAAGLKRPPAYDSLKAGSVLNKGCGMGTPSPMVKIQLQEQATDGGAFASISCAHVITSAGTPEEEEEMGGTFGSGWALQRKVLYGGRKAKEPDTEEDGARAWDGSTEGSGKVEHEDRGPVASGIPVRSQGAEGLLARIHHDRGGSRTALPVPCQTFPACHRNGDFTGGYRLGRSASTSGVRQAALHTPRPCSQPRDVLSQTHPVLPLPLPPQPARERDGKLLEVIERKRCVCKEIKARHRPDRGLCKQESMPILPSWRRGPEPRKSGTPPCRRQHTVLWDTAI, from the exons ATGAACCTTCTCTACCGAAAAACCAAGCTGGAGTGGAGACAGCACAAAGAAGGAGAGGCCAAAAGGAG CTCCAGTAAGGAAGCAGCCCCGACAGGCCCAGTGGGGCCTGGGGCTGTCCCAGGGCCTGGGGTTCGAGTGCGGGATATTGCCTCGCTCCGACGGTCCCTCAGGATGGGCTTCATGACGATGCCTGCGTCCCAGGAAcataccccccacccctgccgtAGCGCCATGGCCCCACGCTCTCTGTCCTGCCATTCGGTGGGCAGCATGGACAGTGTAGGGGGTGGGCCTGCAGGAGGTGCGGGAGGTCTCACCGAGGACAGTAGCAGCCGGAGACCCCCAGCTAAGCCCCGGAGACATCCTAGCACCAAGCTCAGCATGGCAGGATCCGGGCCAGAGACACCGCCAAGTAAGAAAGCAG GCTCTCAGAAGCCCACCCCAGAGTGCCGGGAGTCTAGCCGGAAGGTTCCACCACAAAAGCCCAGGCGAAGCCCCAATACCCAGTTGTCTGTGTCATTCGATGAATCTTGTGCACCAGCCCCATCTCCTCGAGGGGGGAAGCTTCCCCTACAACGCCTCAGTAGGGCTTCTCGGATAGCTGGAGACCTGGATGCAGGTGCCCAGGAAGAAGAGCCTGTATACATTGAGATGGTGGGGGATGTCTTTCGTGGAGGAGGACGAAGTGGAGGGGGCCTAATGGGACCTCCTGTTGGAACTGGCGGCCCAACCCCTCCAGCTGGTGCGGATTCGGACTCTGAGGACAGCGAGGCTATTTATGAAGAGATGAAGTACCCCTTGCCTGAAGAGGCAGGAGATGCCAGGGGTAATGGGCCTCCTCCATTGACGGCACCCTCCCTTCCACAACAGCCTCATGTCCTccaactccacccccaccctcactcccacccccaccggCGCCCAGCTTCAGCCCTCCCGAGCCGGAGGGATGGGACACCCACCAAGACCACTCCGTGTGAAATCCCCCCGCCCTTTCCCAACCTCCTTCAGCACCGCCCTCCACTCCTGGCCTTCCCTCAAGCCAAGTCTGCTTCACGGGCCCCTGGCGATGGGGGCTCAAGGCTTCCGGTCCTCTGCCACTCCAAGGAGCCAGCCGGTTCCACCCCAGCTCCCCAAGTGCCTGCACGAGAGCGGGAGACGCCTCCCCTGCCGCCTCCGCCTCCTGCTGCCAACCTGCTATTGCTGGGACCATCAGGCCGAGCTCGGAGCCACTCAACACCTTTGCCACCCCAGGCCTCTGGCCAGACCCGGGGAGAGCGGGAGCTCCCCAACTCTCACAGCATGATCTGCCCTAAGGCGGCAGGGGTACCGGCAGCacatcctgcctcagctgccttgCTCCCCGGCCCCCCCAAGGACAAGGCCGTGTCGTACACTATGGTGTATTCTGCGGTAAAAGTGACCACACACTCAGTCCTGCCAGCTGGTCCACCTCTGGGTGTTGGGGAGCCAAAGACGGAGGAGATTTCAGTTCTTCATGGAATGCTATGCGCCAGTTCGAGGCCCCCTGTACCAGGGAAATCTGGCCCCCATAGCGGGGCTATGGGCTCAGCAGCTGGGGTCCTCCACCACCGCAGCTGCCTGGCCTCCCCCCACAGCCTTCCTGATCCAACCGCAGGTCCCCTGACCCCACTCTGGACCTACCCAGCCACAGCAGCTGGGCTCAAGAGACCCCCCGCCTATGACAGTCTCAAGGCTGGGAGTGTGCTGAATAAGGGCTGTGGAATGGGGACACCATCTCCCATGGTCAAGATCCAACTGCAAGAACAAGCGACTGATGGGGGTGCCTTTGCCAGCATCTCCTGTGCCCATGTTATCACCAGTGCAGggacaccagaagaggaagaagagatgggcGGCACGTTTGGGTCAGGCTGGGCTCTGCAGAGGAAGGTCCTTtatggagggaggaaggcaaaGGAACCGGACA CAGAAGAGGATGGTGCCCGGGCCTGGGATGGCAGTACGGAAGGTTCAGGCAAAGTAGAGCATGAAGACAGGGGTCCTGTGGCATCAGGGATTCCTGTGAGGAGCCAGGGGGCAGAGGGTCTGCTGGCCAGGATCCACCATGACCGAGGAGGGAGCCGTACAGCGCTGCCAGTCCCTTGCCAGACTTTCCCAGCCTGCCACAGGAATGGAG ATTTCACAGGAGGGTACCGCCTCGGCcgctctgcctccacctctggagtcCGTCAGGCTGCGCTACACACCCCTCGGCCTTGCAGCCAGCCCAGAGATGTCCTGAGCCAG ACCCACCCTGTGCTGCCTCTACCCCTGCCGCCCCAGCCGGCCCGGGAGCGCGATGGCAAACTGCTAGAGGTGATCGAGCGCAAACGCTGTGTGTGCAAGGAGATCAAGGCGCGCCACCGTCCAGACCGGGGGCTCTGCAAGCAAGAGAGCATGCCTATCCTCCCAAGCTGGCGACGGGGCCCAGAACCCCGCAAGTCCGGCACCCCACCCTGCCGCCGGCAGCACACGGTCCTCTGGGACACTGCCATTTGA
- the Nyap1 gene encoding neuronal tyrosine-phosphorylated phosphoinositide-3-kinase adapter 1 isoform X2, with translation MNLLYRKTKLEWRQHKEGEAKRSSSKEAAPTGPVGPGAVPGPGVRVRDIASLRRSLRMGFMTMPASQEHTPHPCRSAMAPRSLSCHSVGSMDSVGGGPAGGAGGLTEDSSSRRPPAKPRRHPSTKLSMAGSGPETPPSKKAGSQKPTPECRESSRKVPPQKPRRSPNTQLSVSFDESCAPAPSPRGGKLPLQRLSRASRIAGDLDAGAQEEEPVYIEMVGDVFRGGGRSGGGLMGPPVGTGGPTPPAGADSDSEDSEAIYEEMKYPLPEEAGDARGNGPPPLTAPSLPQQPHVLQLHPHPHSHPHRRPASALPSRRDGTPTKTTPCEIPPPFPNLLQHRPPLLAFPQAKSASRAPGDGGSRLPVLCHSKEPAGSTPAPQVPARERETPPLPPPPPAANLLLLGPSGRARSHSTPLPPQASGQTRGERELPNSHSMICPKAAGVPAAHPASAALLPGPPKDKAVSYTMVYSAVKVTTHSVLPAGPPLGVGEPKTEEISVLHGMLCASSRPPVPGKSGPHSGAMGSAAGVLHHRSCLASPHSLPDPTAGPLTPLWTYPATAAGLKRPPAYDSLKAGSVLNKGCGMGTPSPMVKIQLQEQATDGGAFASISCAHVITSAGTPEEEEEMGGTFGSGWALQRKVLYGGRKAKEPDKEDGARAWDGSTEGSGKVEHEDRGPVASGIPVRSQGAEGLLARIHHDRGGSRTALPVPCQTFPACHRNGDFTGGYRLGRSASTSGVRQAALHTPRPCSQPRDVLSQTHPVLPLPLPPQPARERDGKLLEVIERKRCVCKEIKARHRPDRGLCKQESMPILPSWRRGPEPRKSGTPPCRRQHTVLWDTAI, from the exons ATGAACCTTCTCTACCGAAAAACCAAGCTGGAGTGGAGACAGCACAAAGAAGGAGAGGCCAAAAGGAG CTCCAGTAAGGAAGCAGCCCCGACAGGCCCAGTGGGGCCTGGGGCTGTCCCAGGGCCTGGGGTTCGAGTGCGGGATATTGCCTCGCTCCGACGGTCCCTCAGGATGGGCTTCATGACGATGCCTGCGTCCCAGGAAcataccccccacccctgccgtAGCGCCATGGCCCCACGCTCTCTGTCCTGCCATTCGGTGGGCAGCATGGACAGTGTAGGGGGTGGGCCTGCAGGAGGTGCGGGAGGTCTCACCGAGGACAGTAGCAGCCGGAGACCCCCAGCTAAGCCCCGGAGACATCCTAGCACCAAGCTCAGCATGGCAGGATCCGGGCCAGAGACACCGCCAAGTAAGAAAGCAG GCTCTCAGAAGCCCACCCCAGAGTGCCGGGAGTCTAGCCGGAAGGTTCCACCACAAAAGCCCAGGCGAAGCCCCAATACCCAGTTGTCTGTGTCATTCGATGAATCTTGTGCACCAGCCCCATCTCCTCGAGGGGGGAAGCTTCCCCTACAACGCCTCAGTAGGGCTTCTCGGATAGCTGGAGACCTGGATGCAGGTGCCCAGGAAGAAGAGCCTGTATACATTGAGATGGTGGGGGATGTCTTTCGTGGAGGAGGACGAAGTGGAGGGGGCCTAATGGGACCTCCTGTTGGAACTGGCGGCCCAACCCCTCCAGCTGGTGCGGATTCGGACTCTGAGGACAGCGAGGCTATTTATGAAGAGATGAAGTACCCCTTGCCTGAAGAGGCAGGAGATGCCAGGGGTAATGGGCCTCCTCCATTGACGGCACCCTCCCTTCCACAACAGCCTCATGTCCTccaactccacccccaccctcactcccacccccaccggCGCCCAGCTTCAGCCCTCCCGAGCCGGAGGGATGGGACACCCACCAAGACCACTCCGTGTGAAATCCCCCCGCCCTTTCCCAACCTCCTTCAGCACCGCCCTCCACTCCTGGCCTTCCCTCAAGCCAAGTCTGCTTCACGGGCCCCTGGCGATGGGGGCTCAAGGCTTCCGGTCCTCTGCCACTCCAAGGAGCCAGCCGGTTCCACCCCAGCTCCCCAAGTGCCTGCACGAGAGCGGGAGACGCCTCCCCTGCCGCCTCCGCCTCCTGCTGCCAACCTGCTATTGCTGGGACCATCAGGCCGAGCTCGGAGCCACTCAACACCTTTGCCACCCCAGGCCTCTGGCCAGACCCGGGGAGAGCGGGAGCTCCCCAACTCTCACAGCATGATCTGCCCTAAGGCGGCAGGGGTACCGGCAGCacatcctgcctcagctgccttgCTCCCCGGCCCCCCCAAGGACAAGGCCGTGTCGTACACTATGGTGTATTCTGCGGTAAAAGTGACCACACACTCAGTCCTGCCAGCTGGTCCACCTCTGGGTGTTGGGGAGCCAAAGACGGAGGAGATTTCAGTTCTTCATGGAATGCTATGCGCCAGTTCGAGGCCCCCTGTACCAGGGAAATCTGGCCCCCATAGCGGGGCTATGGGCTCAGCAGCTGGGGTCCTCCACCACCGCAGCTGCCTGGCCTCCCCCCACAGCCTTCCTGATCCAACCGCAGGTCCCCTGACCCCACTCTGGACCTACCCAGCCACAGCAGCTGGGCTCAAGAGACCCCCCGCCTATGACAGTCTCAAGGCTGGGAGTGTGCTGAATAAGGGCTGTGGAATGGGGACACCATCTCCCATGGTCAAGATCCAACTGCAAGAACAAGCGACTGATGGGGGTGCCTTTGCCAGCATCTCCTGTGCCCATGTTATCACCAGTGCAGggacaccagaagaggaagaagagatgggcGGCACGTTTGGGTCAGGCTGGGCTCTGCAGAGGAAGGTCCTTtatggagggaggaaggcaaaGGAACCGGACA AAGAGGATGGTGCCCGGGCCTGGGATGGCAGTACGGAAGGTTCAGGCAAAGTAGAGCATGAAGACAGGGGTCCTGTGGCATCAGGGATTCCTGTGAGGAGCCAGGGGGCAGAGGGTCTGCTGGCCAGGATCCACCATGACCGAGGAGGGAGCCGTACAGCGCTGCCAGTCCCTTGCCAGACTTTCCCAGCCTGCCACAGGAATGGAG ATTTCACAGGAGGGTACCGCCTCGGCcgctctgcctccacctctggagtcCGTCAGGCTGCGCTACACACCCCTCGGCCTTGCAGCCAGCCCAGAGATGTCCTGAGCCAG ACCCACCCTGTGCTGCCTCTACCCCTGCCGCCCCAGCCGGCCCGGGAGCGCGATGGCAAACTGCTAGAGGTGATCGAGCGCAAACGCTGTGTGTGCAAGGAGATCAAGGCGCGCCACCGTCCAGACCGGGGGCTCTGCAAGCAAGAGAGCATGCCTATCCTCCCAAGCTGGCGACGGGGCCCAGAACCCCGCAAGTCCGGCACCCCACCCTGCCGCCGGCAGCACACGGTCCTCTGGGACACTGCCATTTGA